The Pelistega ratti genome window below encodes:
- a CDS encoding tetratricopeptide repeat protein has translation MNKTKTLFYAVLFGLSTLIIHTLTYAAQPHKKEYISQIQPAVNAYQRGNYQKAFQLLLPLAKQGNYPAQSILAQLYYEGKGVRQDYQQAFEWIQKAAMHGDSEDQYKLALLYLNGQGIKQDYHQAFQWFQKAAEQGDAMAQHNIGVMYEDGQGVKQNLQKAIEWYQKAAKQGDIRSQYNLGYLYENGKGVKQDYHQAFMWYQKAADQGDPMAQNNLGYLYNQGQGVKQDYHQAFKWYQKAAKQGNAEAQTNLGSMYFRGDSIKKDIEKAKHWFGKACENSIQIACDNYRILNEKR, from the coding sequence ATGAATAAAACAAAGACTCTATTTTACGCCGTTCTTTTTGGTTTATCTACCTTAATTATCCATACGCTTACATACGCAGCTCAGCCACATAAAAAAGAATATATTTCACAAATTCAACCTGCTGTTAATGCCTATCAAAGGGGTAATTATCAAAAGGCTTTCCAGCTATTACTACCTTTAGCAAAACAAGGTAATTATCCTGCACAATCTATTCTGGCTCAATTATATTATGAAGGAAAAGGTGTCAGACAAGACTATCAACAAGCCTTTGAATGGATACAAAAAGCAGCAATGCATGGTGATTCAGAGGATCAATATAAGCTAGCACTGCTATATCTTAATGGTCAAGGTATAAAACAAGATTACCATCAAGCCTTTCAATGGTTTCAAAAAGCAGCTGAACAAGGTGATGCAATGGCACAGCATAATATAGGTGTTATGTATGAGGATGGTCAAGGTGTCAAACAAAATCTTCAAAAAGCGATTGAATGGTATCAAAAAGCCGCCAAGCAAGGGGATATAAGATCACAATATAATTTAGGATATCTATACGAAAACGGAAAAGGCGTTAAACAAGATTATCATCAAGCGTTTATGTGGTATCAGAAAGCGGCTGATCAAGGTGATCCAATGGCACAAAATAACTTGGGATATCTATATAACCAAGGGCAAGGTGTAAAACAAGATTACCATCAAGCCTTTAAATGGTATCAAAAAGCTGCTAAACAAGGTAATGCAGAAGCACAAACAAATTTAGGCTCAATGTATTTTAGAGGTGACAGCATTAAAAAAGATATAGAAAAAGCTAAACATTGGTTTGGAAAAGCATGTGAAAATAGTATTCAGATAGCTTGTGATAATTATCGTATATTAAATGAAAAACGATAG
- a CDS encoding tetratricopeptide repeat protein, with product MKLTKKLLCSTLFILSSLLISPLGYADDIQKISEEYIQQLTSAVEAYKNKDYQTAFKLLLPLAEKNHIKAQYSIGMLYENGFGTNQDYQKAILWYQKAANQGHPIAQYNLGYMYYEGLGTEKDYHQAHQWYQKAANQEYADAQYNLGIMYENGQGVAQDLYQAIQWFKKAANQGHIMAQNNLALIYTRGEGIQQDYQQAFKWLQKAAEQGHAPAQYNLA from the coding sequence ATGAAATTAACAAAGAAGCTATTATGCTCTACCCTTTTTATCTTATCTTCCTTACTGATAAGTCCCTTAGGCTATGCTGACGATATACAAAAAATCAGTGAAGAGTATATCCAACAACTTACATCTGCCGTTGAAGCCTATAAAAATAAGGATTATCAAACTGCATTTAAATTATTACTACCTCTGGCAGAAAAAAATCATATAAAAGCTCAATACAGTATAGGAATGTTATATGAGAATGGATTTGGCACTAATCAAGATTACCAAAAGGCAATTCTATGGTATCAAAAAGCCGCTAATCAAGGACATCCAATAGCTCAATATAATTTAGGATATATGTATTATGAAGGGTTAGGTACAGAAAAAGATTATCATCAAGCTCATCAATGGTATCAAAAGGCAGCAAATCAAGAATATGCAGATGCTCAGTATAATTTAGGCATTATGTATGAAAATGGTCAAGGAGTAGCACAAGATTTATATCAAGCCATTCAATGGTTTAAAAAAGCGGCTAATCAAGGACATATAATGGCACAGAATAATTTAGCTCTAATATACACAAGAGGAGAAGGAATACAACAAGACTATCAGCAAGCTTTTAAATGGCTTCAAAAAGCAGCAGAGCAAGGGCATGCACCTGCTCAATATAATTTAGCATAA
- a CDS encoding tetratricopeptide repeat protein has product MYYHGKSIKQDYLQAIQWFKKAANQGHIMAQNNLALIYTRGEGIQQDYQQAFKWLQKAAEQGHAPAQYNLALMYYHGKSIKQDYLQAIQWFEKAANQGGAFAQYNLGVIYANGEGIQQDYYQAMKWFQKACENGIQMACDNYRVLETAQ; this is encoded by the coding sequence ATGTATTATCATGGAAAAAGCATTAAACAAGATTATCTTCAAGCCATTCAATGGTTTAAAAAAGCGGCTAATCAAGGACATATAATGGCACAGAATAATTTAGCTCTAATATACACAAGAGGAGAAGGAATACAACAAGACTATCAGCAAGCTTTTAAATGGCTTCAAAAAGCAGCAGAGCAAGGGCATGCACCTGCTCAATATAATTTAGCATTAATGTATTATCATGGAAAAAGCATTAAACAAGATTATCTTCAAGCTATTCAATGGTTTGAAAAAGCCGCTAATCAAGGGGGTGCCTTTGCTCAATATAATCTAGGAGTTATTTATGCTAATGGAGAAGGTATTCAACAAGATTATTATCAAGCAATGAAATGGTTTCAAAAAGCATGTGAAAATGGCATTCAAATGGCTTGTGATAATTACCGTGTGCTAGAAACAGCACAATAA
- a CDS encoding tetratricopeptide repeat protein, with product MKLTKALFYSTLLVFSTLTLNTTIYAENSQQYSEEYIQQQIKKAFDAYEKEDYQTMLDILLPLAEQGDSLTQAIIGDIYHYGKGAKQDYQQAFQWYEKAARQGNAYAQHNLGFMK from the coding sequence ATGAAATTAACAAAAGCACTTTTTTACTCTACTCTCTTAGTTTTTTCTACATTAACGCTAAATACAACTATTTATGCAGAAAACTCTCAGCAATATAGTGAAGAATATATTCAACAACAAATCAAAAAAGCCTTTGATGCATATGAGAAAGAAGACTATCAAACTATGCTTGACATATTATTACCTTTAGCAGAACAAGGTGACTCTCTTACACAAGCAATTATTGGTGATATATATCATTATGGAAAAGGTGCAAAACAAGACTACCAACAAGCCTTCCAATGGTATGAAAAAGCAGCTAGACAAGGTAATGCCTATGCACAGCATAATTTAGGATTTATGAAATAA
- the ung gene encoding uracil-DNA glycosylase has translation MQTWREAIGEEKTKDYFIQVMQRVKQARERYTIYPPEADVFNAFRLTEFNQVKVVILGQDPYHGVGQAHGLAFSVREGIDIPPSLKNIYKELENDIPHFYLPTHGCLSKWAEQGVLLLNAVLTVQAGQANAHAGWGWETFTDNVIKVLNEEREGLVFILWGSYAQRKGAFIDTQKHLVLRSTHPSPLSAYRGFFGSKPFSKTNDYLLAQGKAPIDWQV, from the coding sequence ATGCAAACATGGCGAGAAGCAATAGGGGAAGAAAAGACAAAAGATTATTTTATTCAGGTAATGCAAAGAGTAAAGCAAGCACGAGAGCGATATACAATTTACCCCCCAGAAGCGGATGTCTTTAATGCTTTTCGTCTAACTGAGTTTAATCAGGTTAAAGTCGTTATTTTAGGGCAAGACCCTTATCATGGGGTAGGACAAGCGCATGGCTTGGCTTTTTCAGTTAGAGAGGGGATTGATATTCCTCCCTCATTGAAGAATATTTATAAAGAATTAGAAAACGATATTCCCCATTTTTATCTACCAACACATGGTTGCTTATCCAAATGGGCAGAACAAGGTGTTTTATTATTAAATGCGGTTTTAACTGTACAGGCTGGACAAGCTAATGCTCATGCTGGTTGGGGGTGGGAAACCTTTACGGATAATGTGATAAAAGTCTTAAATGAAGAGCGAGAGGGCTTAGTATTTATCCTATGGGGTAGCTATGCTCAGCGAAAAGGGGCTTTTATTGATACGCAGAAACACCTAGTGTTACGAAGCACTCACCCATCACCCTTATCGGCTTATCGAGGTTTTTTTGGTAGTAAACCCTTTTCTAAAACAAATGATTATTTACTGGCACAAGGTAAAGCCCCGATTGATTGGCAGGTGTAG
- a CDS encoding glutathione S-transferase family protein, protein MITLYHINTVNAYKIIYLLEELQLTYHISNEQTLPETVNIPCYQTQAILIEHQHTIVGFLAITDYLLNQYDRKGLRPPITSTAYLTYQQWNSYIETVLQPLLLQYEAGKKLANARVPFFARSIIKKTVSSTLQHPIETEFEQHLNYIEQHLSQYRWVCDNYFSLIDIQLSEVLDAVPQWIQEEKHPNIIHFLNSMKERPAYSTTKDKLSFSTHINNEETIEQA, encoded by the coding sequence ATGATCACTCTTTATCATATCAATACAGTAAATGCTTATAAAATCATCTATTTACTAGAAGAATTACAGCTCACTTATCATATTAGTAATGAACAAACCCTACCCGAAACAGTCAATATTCCCTGTTATCAAACACAAGCTATTCTTATTGAGCATCAGCATACCATTGTTGGTTTCTTGGCTATTACCGATTACTTGCTTAATCAATACGATAGAAAGGGATTAAGACCCCCTATTACCTCTACCGCTTACCTTACTTACCAACAATGGAATAGCTATATTGAAACCGTACTACAACCACTATTACTCCAATATGAAGCAGGTAAAAAACTTGCCAATGCAAGAGTGCCTTTCTTTGCCCGTTCTATTATCAAAAAGACCGTTTCTAGTACACTACAGCACCCTATTGAAACTGAATTTGAACAACACCTTAATTATATTGAACAGCATTTGAGCCAATATCGTTGGGTCTGTGATAATTATTTCTCTTTAATTGATATTCAGCTAAGTGAGGTACTTGATGCTGTACCACAATGGATTCAAGAAGAAAAACACCCTAATATCATTCATTTCCTCAATAGCATGAAAGAAAGACCTGCTTATAGTACGACAAAGGATAAACTTTCTTTCAGTACCCACATTAATAATGAAGAAACGATCGAGCAAGCATAG
- the hflC gene encoding protease modulator HflC — translation MNRSMFGVIVLAVLAWLASSSIFIVGERNYAVVFKLGEWQRTISEPGLYFKLPSPLQNVVFLDKRIQTIESGDTERIQTSEKKNLIIDSYIKWRIQDPRQFYISFGANATAAQNRLNAQIRDALNASVNTRTVRAVISQERDIVMAEILQNVEARAKPLGIQVVDVRLKRIEFSQEVSDSVYTRMQAERKQEANSLRANGAAESETIRADADRQVQEVLAQANAKAQAIRGEGDAIAAKIYADAYSKNPDFYRFYNSMNAYKNVFSGKNDLLVVDPDSDFFRYFKTVQP, via the coding sequence GTGAATCGTTCTATGTTTGGTGTTATTGTTTTAGCCGTATTAGCTTGGCTAGCGTCATCTTCTATCTTTATTGTGGGTGAGCGTAATTATGCTGTTGTCTTTAAACTAGGGGAGTGGCAAAGAACTATTTCCGAGCCCGGACTTTATTTTAAATTACCATCGCCTCTACAAAATGTGGTCTTTTTAGATAAGCGTATCCAAACGATTGAATCAGGTGATACAGAGCGTATTCAAACCTCTGAAAAGAAAAACTTGATTATTGATTCTTATATCAAATGGCGTATTCAAGATCCAAGACAGTTTTATATCTCTTTTGGTGCGAATGCAACAGCGGCACAAAATCGTTTAAATGCGCAAATTCGTGATGCTTTAAATGCCTCAGTTAATACGCGTACTGTGCGTGCGGTAATTTCGCAAGAGCGTGATATTGTTATGGCAGAAATCCTTCAAAATGTAGAAGCAAGAGCCAAACCTCTTGGTATTCAAGTGGTCGATGTACGATTAAAACGTATTGAGTTCTCACAAGAGGTCTCTGATTCTGTTTATACGCGTATGCAAGCAGAACGTAAGCAAGAAGCAAATAGTCTTCGTGCGAATGGTGCGGCTGAAAGTGAAACCATTCGAGCAGATGCAGACCGCCAAGTACAGGAAGTATTAGCACAAGCCAATGCTAAAGCCCAAGCTATTCGCGGTGAGGGTGATGCGATTGCTGCTAAAATTTATGCAGATGCTTATAGTAAAAATCCTGATTTTTATCGTTTTTACAATAGTATGAATGCATATAAAAATGTTTTTTCGGGTAAAAATGATTTGTTAGTAGTCGATCCAGATAGTGATTTCTTCCGTTACTTCAAAACCGTTCAACCTTAA
- the hflK gene encoding FtsH protease activity modulator HflK, with the protein MMNIFNLNDSGWGRGNPSPPSDQDNNKDNRPQDTHTPPPRSKEDAPPDLDQIFNDFSKRLSSVFGGGGRGKSPNQQGGGRRTPEPSPKVFKVGAVTIGVVALGIWLASGFFIVREGQLGVITHFGKYDRTVSPGFQWHIPAPIEKVQVVDVATVRSFSVGYRENARNKVLPEALMLTEDENIVDVQFDVQYRLKADMGNSGEPSAAADYLFKTVLPDEAVRQAAETAMREIVGKQSMNKILYESRTQAASDVRKLMQSILDRYQTGIEVITVAIQNVQPPEQVQAAFEDAIKAGQDNERQKNEGNAYASKVIPEARGQASRILQDAEGYKAAVVGQAQGAAERFVSIEKEYAQAPAITRERMYITTMEGVFSNASKVMIDTKDSNNMMYLPIDKIIEQNSTSVQPHATAPTTTENRLVNPTVSEVSLTPTINNEAARNSRQALPRTRSTQ; encoded by the coding sequence ATGATGAACATTTTTAACTTAAATGATTCTGGTTGGGGACGAGGTAATCCGTCACCTCCGTCTGATCAGGATAATAATAAGGACAATCGTCCTCAAGATACGCATACACCACCACCTCGTTCTAAAGAAGATGCACCCCCTGATTTAGATCAAATTTTTAACGATTTTTCTAAACGACTTTCGTCTGTTTTTGGTGGTGGAGGTCGAGGAAAATCACCTAATCAACAGGGAGGGGGGCGCCGTACACCAGAGCCTTCTCCTAAAGTGTTTAAGGTTGGTGCTGTCACTATTGGTGTTGTTGCTTTAGGGATTTGGTTGGCAAGTGGTTTTTTTATTGTTCGAGAAGGACAATTAGGTGTTATCACGCATTTTGGTAAATATGACCGTACAGTATCTCCGGGTTTCCAATGGCATATCCCTGCACCTATTGAAAAAGTACAAGTGGTAGATGTGGCAACGGTTCGTTCATTTTCAGTAGGTTATCGTGAAAATGCGCGTAATAAAGTTTTACCTGAAGCACTTATGCTAACAGAAGATGAAAATATCGTTGATGTGCAGTTTGATGTTCAATATCGCTTAAAAGCAGATATGGGCAATAGCGGAGAGCCTTCTGCCGCCGCAGATTATCTCTTTAAAACGGTACTACCTGATGAAGCTGTTCGCCAAGCTGCTGAAACGGCAATGCGAGAGATCGTGGGTAAACAATCAATGAACAAAATCTTATATGAAAGCCGTACACAAGCCGCTTCGGATGTGCGTAAATTAATGCAAAGTATTCTTGATCGTTACCAAACAGGGATAGAGGTTATTACGGTTGCTATCCAAAACGTACAACCACCAGAACAAGTTCAGGCAGCCTTTGAAGATGCGATTAAAGCAGGGCAAGATAATGAGCGTCAAAAAAATGAAGGTAATGCTTATGCGAGCAAAGTTATCCCTGAAGCTCGAGGACAGGCATCTCGTATTTTACAAGATGCTGAGGGTTATAAAGCAGCTGTCGTAGGGCAGGCACAGGGTGCGGCAGAGCGTTTTGTGAGTATTGAGAAAGAATATGCACAAGCACCTGCTATTACACGTGAACGTATGTATATTACGACAATGGAAGGGGTCTTTAGTAATGCTTCTAAAGTAATGATAGATACTAAGGATAGCAATAATATGATGTACTTACCTATTGATAAAATTATCGAACAGAATAGTACATCGGTACAACCTCATGCTACCGCACCAACAACTACAGAAAACCGTCTTGTTAATCCAACGGTAAGTGAAGTGAGTTTGACACCTACGATTAACAATGAGGCTGCACGCAATAGTCGTCAAGCACTCCCACGCACACGTTCAACACAATAA
- the hflX gene encoding GTPase HflX: MRAIVISVNFGDIDYQAHAQEFAMLATGAGAEIVATVVAKRDRPDAKFFIGSGKVDEVALMIQSTQPDIILFDQPLSPAQQRNLERVFGIRVVDRVTLILDIFALRAKSHEGKLQVELAQLQHLVTRLTRLWTHLERQRGGIGLRGPGESQLEMDKRMIGDKVRALKERLAKVEKQRATQRRSRERSNTLSVSLVGYTNAGKSTLFNALTRAGAYAADQLFATLDTTTRRIWLEGAGQITVSDTVGFIRDLPTTLIAAFKATLEETVHADLLLHVIDASSPQRDEQLLEVNKVLKEIGAQDIPTILVYNKIDRIGLDPKIDRDETGSIKRVFVSAQERTGLDGLRQAMAEAKTLILGNTNIEYDEHF; the protein is encoded by the coding sequence ATGCGAGCAATTGTCATTAGTGTTAATTTTGGCGATATAGATTATCAAGCGCATGCACAGGAATTTGCGATGTTAGCAACAGGTGCAGGAGCAGAGATTGTGGCGACAGTTGTTGCCAAAAGAGATCGTCCTGATGCTAAGTTTTTTATTGGATCTGGTAAGGTTGATGAAGTGGCATTAATGATACAAAGCACTCAGCCAGATATTATTTTGTTTGATCAACCGCTAAGTCCTGCTCAACAGCGTAATCTGGAACGTGTTTTTGGTATTCGGGTTGTAGATAGGGTAACGTTAATTCTTGATATTTTTGCACTACGGGCTAAAAGTCATGAAGGTAAATTACAAGTTGAATTAGCACAGTTACAGCATCTTGTGACTCGATTAACTCGTTTATGGACACACTTAGAGCGACAACGTGGGGGTATTGGTTTACGAGGCCCGGGTGAATCTCAATTAGAGATGGATAAACGAATGATTGGCGATAAAGTAAGGGCGCTTAAAGAGCGTCTTGCCAAAGTTGAGAAACAACGGGCAACACAAAGACGTTCTCGTGAGCGTTCAAACACTTTATCCGTCTCATTAGTCGGTTATACCAATGCGGGTAAATCAACGCTTTTTAATGCGTTAACACGTGCTGGAGCTTATGCGGCAGATCAACTCTTTGCAACATTAGATACGACTACTCGCCGTATTTGGCTAGAGGGAGCAGGGCAGATTACTGTATCTGATACTGTAGGTTTTATCCGTGATTTACCCACGACATTAATTGCTGCATTTAAAGCGACACTTGAAGAAACTGTTCATGCGGATTTATTGCTTCATGTTATTGATGCATCAAGTCCGCAACGTGATGAACAATTGCTTGAAGTGAATAAAGTGCTAAAAGAAATCGGGGCTCAAGACATTCCTACTATTCTCGTTTACAATAAAATAGATCGAATAGGGTTAGACCCTAAAATCGATAGAGATGAAACAGGTAGTATTAAGCGTGTTTTTGTCAGTGCACAGGAAAGAACAGGTTTAGATGGTTTACGCCAAGCAATGGCAGAAGCTAAAACACTTATTTTAGGAAATACTAACATTGAATATGATGAACATTTTTAA
- the hfq gene encoding RNA chaperone Hfq encodes MSTKGQSLQDPFLNALRKEHVPVSIYLVNGIKLQGQIESFDQYVVLLRNTVTQMVYKHAISTVVPARAVNFPSETAEEE; translated from the coding sequence ATGAGTACTAAAGGGCAATCACTACAAGATCCTTTCTTAAATGCTTTACGTAAGGAACATGTACCTGTATCTATCTATTTAGTGAATGGTATCAAACTACAAGGGCAGATTGAGTCTTTTGACCAGTATGTTGTGTTATTACGCAACACTGTTACCCAAATGGTCTATAAACACGCTATTTCTACAGTTGTTCCAGCTCGCGCTGTGAATTTCCCGTCAGAAACAGCTGAAGAAGAATAA
- the hisC gene encoding histidinol-phosphate transaminase, whose product MSQFWSDIVKELQPYVPGEQPKEGQFIKLNSNESPFPPSPHAVALMEKALYGSLALYPDAEATPVREAVAQYYAIEPQQVFVGNGSDEVLAHIFHGLFCHQGKHILFPSITYSFYPVYAKLYQVAYREVPLAVDYSIDLNPYLQANSEEVSAIIFANPNAPTGIALSLSQIEQLLNAQPNILIVVDEAYVDFGAETAVALIAKYPNLLVTQTLSKSRSLAGIRVGFAFGQASLIEALIRVKNSFNSYPIDRIAQAGAIGAFEDEAYFNQTRQMIIDSRTYLSQAVQQMGFEVLPSSTNFIFMRHSQLEAAQLAFSLREKGILVRHFKQKPIEQFLRVTIGTQKNCEKLVNALCEIVSKGMM is encoded by the coding sequence ATGAGTCAATTCTGGAGTGATATTGTTAAGGAACTACAACCCTATGTTCCTGGAGAGCAACCCAAAGAAGGGCAATTTATTAAATTAAATAGTAATGAATCGCCTTTTCCACCTTCTCCTCATGCGGTTGCGCTGATGGAAAAAGCACTTTATGGGTCTTTAGCCTTATATCCTGATGCAGAGGCGACTCCTGTACGAGAAGCTGTTGCACAGTATTATGCGATTGAACCGCAACAAGTATTTGTGGGAAATGGTTCGGATGAAGTATTAGCCCATATCTTTCATGGTTTATTTTGTCATCAGGGTAAGCATATTCTTTTTCCTAGCATTACTTATAGCTTTTATCCTGTCTATGCAAAGCTTTACCAAGTAGCCTATCGTGAAGTACCTCTTGCGGTAGATTATTCAATAGATTTAAATCCTTACCTTCAAGCTAATAGCGAAGAAGTAAGTGCCATTATTTTTGCTAATCCTAATGCACCAACAGGTATAGCACTTAGTTTGTCGCAGATAGAGCAGTTACTCAATGCACAACCTAATATTTTAATCGTTGTCGATGAGGCTTATGTGGATTTTGGGGCTGAAACAGCAGTTGCATTAATTGCCAAGTACCCTAATTTATTGGTAACTCAAACCCTCTCTAAATCACGCTCTTTAGCGGGTATCCGTGTTGGTTTTGCATTTGGGCAGGCTTCTTTGATAGAAGCACTGATTCGTGTTAAAAATAGCTTTAATTCCTATCCTATTGACCGTATTGCACAAGCAGGTGCTATTGGTGCTTTTGAGGATGAAGCCTATTTTAATCAGACACGTCAGATGATTATAGATTCACGAACGTACTTGAGCCAAGCGGTACAACAAATGGGTTTTGAGGTACTGCCTTCTAGTACGAACTTTATTTTTATGCGTCATTCTCAATTAGAAGCAGCACAACTCGCATTTTCCTTGCGTGAAAAGGGGATTTTAGTGCGTCATTTCAAGCAAAAACCGATTGAACAATTCTTACGTGTAACAATTGGAACACAAAAAAATTGCGAAAAATTGGTAAATGCCTTGTGTGAAATCGTTTCTAAGGGTATGATGTAG
- the der gene encoding ribosome biogenesis GTPase Der has product MQFKPVVALVGRPNVGKSTLFNRLTRSRNALVADYSGLTRDRHYGEGRVGTYPFLVIDTGGFEPVVKSGILKEMARQTEQAIAESDVVIFLVDARAGVNAHDHEIATMLRRAGPKIILAVNKAEGMNKVQATAEFHELGLGEPVPISSAHGDGVADLIENALASLVNPVVESSEETSMTEMDEEALEQALATEEGEEVSQELFTDHRIKLAIVGRPNVGKSTLINTLIGEQRVIAFDMPGTTRDAIEIEFEQGDKKYTIIDTAGLRKRGKVFESIEKFSVIKTLQAIEACNVVVLVLDAQSEISEQDAHIAGFILESGRALVVAINKWDGLDQDKRDWIIREFERKMRFLSFAKIHYISALKGQGVKALLKSVNEAHAAAFRKLATPKLTRELRAAVEQQPPPRKGIFRPKMRYAHQGGQNPPLVIIHGNALDAINDSYKRYLESRFRKVFKLEGTPMRIEFKSSTNPYKDSEK; this is encoded by the coding sequence ATACAATTTAAACCTGTTGTCGCACTGGTTGGACGACCCAATGTGGGTAAATCGACTCTATTTAATCGTCTAACACGTTCGCGTAATGCGCTAGTGGCAGATTATTCTGGATTAACGCGTGATCGTCATTATGGTGAAGGGCGAGTAGGTACGTATCCCTTTTTGGTTATTGATACAGGTGGTTTTGAACCTGTGGTTAAATCAGGTATCCTCAAAGAAATGGCACGTCAGACAGAACAAGCTATTGCTGAATCAGATGTGGTTATTTTCTTGGTTGATGCACGAGCAGGTGTAAACGCACATGATCATGAAATTGCGACTATGCTGCGCCGTGCTGGGCCCAAAATTATCCTTGCGGTTAATAAAGCAGAAGGGATGAATAAGGTACAAGCAACGGCTGAGTTTCATGAGCTTGGTTTAGGTGAGCCTGTACCTATTTCTTCTGCGCATGGCGATGGTGTGGCAGATTTAATTGAAAATGCGCTTGCTTCTTTAGTCAATCCTGTGGTGGAATCGTCAGAAGAGACTTCAATGACGGAGATGGATGAAGAGGCACTAGAGCAGGCTTTAGCCACAGAAGAGGGTGAGGAAGTTTCTCAAGAGTTGTTTACGGATCACCGTATTAAATTAGCCATTGTAGGGCGACCTAATGTGGGTAAATCTACTTTGATTAATACATTAATTGGTGAACAACGCGTTATCGCCTTTGATATGCCCGGTACCACACGTGATGCCATTGAAATTGAATTTGAACAAGGCGACAAAAAATATACCATTATTGATACCGCAGGATTGCGTAAACGAGGTAAGGTTTTTGAGTCTATAGAGAAGTTTTCAGTTATTAAGACCTTACAAGCTATTGAAGCGTGTAATGTAGTGGTGCTTGTCTTAGATGCGCAAAGTGAAATTTCAGAACAAGATGCACATATTGCAGGATTTATTCTGGAGAGTGGTCGTGCATTAGTCGTTGCTATTAATAAATGGGACGGTTTAGATCAAGATAAACGGGATTGGATTATACGAGAATTCGAGCGTAAGATGCGGTTTTTATCATTCGCTAAGATTCATTATATTTCAGCCCTTAAAGGGCAAGGTGTTAAAGCTCTCTTAAAATCGGTTAATGAAGCACATGCAGCCGCTTTCCGTAAACTGGCAACACCTAAATTAACACGAGAATTGCGAGCAGCCGTTGAACAACAGCCCCCTCCTCGTAAAGGTATTTTTAGACCCAAGATGCGTTATGCTCACCAAGGGGGACAGAATCCACCTTTAGTGATTATTCATGGTAATGCCTTAGATGCGATTAATGATTCGTATAAACGCTATTTGGAATCACGATTCCGTAAAGTGTTTAAGTTAGAGGGAACACCAATGCGGATTGAATTTAAATCTTCTACTAATCCCTATAAGGACAGTGAGAAATGA